One window of the Diospyros lotus cultivar Yz01 chromosome 12, ASM1463336v1, whole genome shotgun sequence genome contains the following:
- the LOC127814052 gene encoding F-box protein At4g00893-like isoform X1 → MAHAPNPRSSRIVTRSCTSKAAVRPWSDLPPELLSPIADRLGLIELLGFRGSCKSWQSASSTATAEIESSPDQNPWFILYGEDSKCILYSESAKKKYTINIPELDGATCLASSHGWLLLYCKQSIFFFCPFSRAKIELPEFPHSDLSNHVGVFSAPPTSENCVVCVINRQDDRIVELNMLCRGAEAWTKDEHVCAFDCLENISSATYHEGNFYFLDNANKMLTYSVNKKKWTRYRIIENRKDTSPDADYLPFGYKRSYFRNCCLKNCLDLEDNVSVSTCGTTIPGHDWAVVLNNEKIEAEKENETRQLKGVWIHPRFLQVPPNLSWAKPK, encoded by the exons ATGGCGCACGCTCCCAACCCTCGGAG CAGTAGAATAGTCACCAGAAGCTGCACCAGCAAGGCTGCAGTAAGGCCATGGTCTGATCTGCCCCCAGAGCTGCTGTCCCCAATTGCAGACCGGCTGGGTTTAATCGAGCTCCTTGGCTTCCGTGGATCATGCAAGAGCTGGCAGTCAGCATCTTCCACAGCCACAGCTGAGATTGAATCCTCCCCGGATCAGAATCCCTGGTTCATCCTCTACGGGGAAGATTCAAAATGCATCTTGTACAGTGAATCAGCCAAAAAGAAGTACACCATCAATATCCCAGAACTGGATGGAGCCACTTGCCTTGCATCCAGCCATGGCTGGCTTCTACTGTACTGCAAGcaatccattttcttcttctgccCTTTCTCCCGTGCCAAGATTGAACTGCCTGAGTTCCCTCACTCTGATCTTTCCAATCATGTGGGAGTATTTTCAGCTCCACCCACTTCAGAAAATTGTGTTGTTTGTGTTATTAACCGACAAGATGATCGCATTGTGGAGCTGAATATGCTCTGCCGTGGAGCTGAGGCTTGGACTAAGGATGAACATGTTTGTGCCTTTGATTGCCTAGAAAATATCTCTAGTGCAACTTATCATGAGGGGAACTTCTACTTCTTGGACAATGCAAACAAGATGTTAACTTACTCTGTGAacaagaagaagtggacaaggTACAGAATAATAGAGAACAGAAAAGATACATCGCCAGATGCTGATTATCTGCCATTTGGATATAAAAGGAGCTATTTCAGAAATTGTTGCTTGAAGAATTGCTTGGATTTGGAGGACAATGTTTCAGTTTCTACTTGTGGGACAACGATTCCGGGCCATGATTGGGCTGTGGTTCTCAacaatgagaagattgaagctgaaaaggaaaatgaaaccCGCCAGCTTAAAGGGGTCTGGATTCATCCTCGATTCCTTCAGGTTCCTCCCAATCTGAGCTGGGCTAAACCTAAATGA
- the LOC127814052 gene encoding F-box protein At4g00893-like isoform X2 translates to MAHAPNPRSRIVTRSCTSKAAVRPWSDLPPELLSPIADRLGLIELLGFRGSCKSWQSASSTATAEIESSPDQNPWFILYGEDSKCILYSESAKKKYTINIPELDGATCLASSHGWLLLYCKQSIFFFCPFSRAKIELPEFPHSDLSNHVGVFSAPPTSENCVVCVINRQDDRIVELNMLCRGAEAWTKDEHVCAFDCLENISSATYHEGNFYFLDNANKMLTYSVNKKKWTRYRIIENRKDTSPDADYLPFGYKRSYFRNCCLKNCLDLEDNVSVSTCGTTIPGHDWAVVLNNEKIEAEKENETRQLKGVWIHPRFLQVPPNLSWAKPK, encoded by the exons ATGGCGCACGCTCCCAACCCTCGGAG TAGAATAGTCACCAGAAGCTGCACCAGCAAGGCTGCAGTAAGGCCATGGTCTGATCTGCCCCCAGAGCTGCTGTCCCCAATTGCAGACCGGCTGGGTTTAATCGAGCTCCTTGGCTTCCGTGGATCATGCAAGAGCTGGCAGTCAGCATCTTCCACAGCCACAGCTGAGATTGAATCCTCCCCGGATCAGAATCCCTGGTTCATCCTCTACGGGGAAGATTCAAAATGCATCTTGTACAGTGAATCAGCCAAAAAGAAGTACACCATCAATATCCCAGAACTGGATGGAGCCACTTGCCTTGCATCCAGCCATGGCTGGCTTCTACTGTACTGCAAGcaatccattttcttcttctgccCTTTCTCCCGTGCCAAGATTGAACTGCCTGAGTTCCCTCACTCTGATCTTTCCAATCATGTGGGAGTATTTTCAGCTCCACCCACTTCAGAAAATTGTGTTGTTTGTGTTATTAACCGACAAGATGATCGCATTGTGGAGCTGAATATGCTCTGCCGTGGAGCTGAGGCTTGGACTAAGGATGAACATGTTTGTGCCTTTGATTGCCTAGAAAATATCTCTAGTGCAACTTATCATGAGGGGAACTTCTACTTCTTGGACAATGCAAACAAGATGTTAACTTACTCTGTGAacaagaagaagtggacaaggTACAGAATAATAGAGAACAGAAAAGATACATCGCCAGATGCTGATTATCTGCCATTTGGATATAAAAGGAGCTATTTCAGAAATTGTTGCTTGAAGAATTGCTTGGATTTGGAGGACAATGTTTCAGTTTCTACTTGTGGGACAACGATTCCGGGCCATGATTGGGCTGTGGTTCTCAacaatgagaagattgaagctgaaaaggaaaatgaaaccCGCCAGCTTAAAGGGGTCTGGATTCATCCTCGATTCCTTCAGGTTCCTCCCAATCTGAGCTGGGCTAAACCTAAATGA